The Halofilum ochraceum genome segment GATCCCGGCGTTCGCCGAGCGTTTTGCGCGCATCGCCGAGGTCATCAACCAGGACGACGCGATCCGCCGCAGCGGCCGAGCGCATTATGCGTATTATCGGGATCAGGGATTCGAGCTGCACTATCACCGGATCGAGTGACATGGGCAACGAAGACGACGACAACATCCCGACGCTGCACGACATCCTCCGCCCGGGAGACGGCGCCCCCGCCCGCCGCACCGACGAGACATCGGACACCGAGCCGGAAACTGCCAGCGAACGCAGCGACTCCCCCCTCACCGAGGCCGAAATCGAGGCCATCGCCCACCGCGTCATCGAGAAACACACCGAACACCTGCGGCAAGCCATCACCCAAGCCATCCACGAGGCCATCGACACCAAAAACGGCGAACGCCAATCAGGCGGTGAAGATGGGGACGGCTATCAGGGCTGACTGGTTCGGAACGGCATTTAGAACCACGAATGAACACGAATGGACACGAATGCTGCCGCAGGGCTCTTATCGCTCCGGGGAGCTTCGCTGAAATGTCTGCGCGAATGGAGTCTCGTTTGAACCACAGATAGACACAGATGAACACAGATAAGGTCAAAAGCGGCGATGAGGTGAGATCACCCGCTCGCGGTCTGCCATCGACCGCCGTTGACTTTTATCTGTGTCCATCTGTGTTCATCTGTGGCTCTCATCCCCGCTTCAGGACCATCACCCCTTTCAGCGAAGCTCCAACCACATCACAGCGCCCTGCGGCAGCATTCGTGTTCATTCGTGGTTCTAGCCCGTCCTAGGCAGCAGAACGGATACGTTCAGCCAATTGCGTAAGGCCGTCGGTGAGAGCGGCTGGGCCGGGTTGGAGGATGTCGGGGGATTTGATTTCGTAGAGGTGGCCGTTGCGCACGGCGGGGATGGCATCCCAGCCCGGGCGGGCGGCGACTTTTTCGGGGCGGAAACGTTTGCCGCACCAGGAGCCGATGATCAGATCCGGCGCGGCCGCGACGACTTCGTCCGGATCGGCGATGATGCGGCTGGCCGCATCGGGGCAGGCGGCGCGTTCGGGTAAGCAGTCCCTGCCACCGGCGACGCCGATCAACTCGTGCACCCAGCCGATACCGGTGATCAACGGCTCGTCCCACTCCTCGAAATACACGCTCGGGGTCCGCGGCAGCTCGGCCGCCTCCCGGCGCACGCGCTCCATGCCCTCCTCCAGCTCCTGGATCAGCGCATCCGCCTTCCGGGCAGCGCCGATCAGGGCACCGAGGCGCCGGATCATGGTCAGGATGCCGGCGATCGAGCGCTGATTGAACACGTAGACCTCGACACCGGCGCGGATGAGTTCCGCGGCGATCCCCGCCTGCATGTCGGAGAAACCGAGCACCAGGTCCGGCTCGAGTTCCAGAATGCGGTCGATTTTCGCGCTGGTGAAGGCCGATACCTTGGGCTTTTCCCGCCGCGCCGCGGCCGGGCGCACGGTGAACCCGGAGATGCCGACGATGCGGTCCGCTTCACCGAGCAGGTAGAGGGTCTCGGTGGTCTCTTCCGTCAGGCACACAATCCGTTGTGGGTAGTCGTCCATCGGTCCGGCTCCTTTGCCATGAGCGGCCGGAGGATACCGGAACGCCCCTGCTGCTGCCACTGGACGGTCGGAGGCAGGCGCCCGGTATGCTATCTTTCACGGTTTTCATGACTCCCCCGGAACGATGCGGAACCGCCCTATGACCACGCTCGCAAAGACCTACGACCCGCAAGCGATCGAACGCCGCTGGTACGACTTCTGGGAGCAAAACGGGTATTTCCGCCCGCAGGGGGACGGCCCGCCCTTCTGCATCATGATCCCGCCGCCGAACGTGACCGGCACCCTGCACATGGGGCACGCGTTCCAGGACACGATCATGGACACCCTCATCCGCTACCACCGGATGCGCGGAGAGCAGACGCTGTGGCAGCCGGGCGCGGACCACGCCGGCATCGCCACGCAGATGGTCGTCGAGCGCCAGCTGGCCGCGGAGGGCGTGACGCGCCATGAACTCGGGCGCGAGACCTTCATCGACCGCGTCTGGCAGTGGAAGGAGGAGTCCGGCAACCAGATCTCCGTGCAGCTGCGCCGCCTCGGCGCGTCCCCGGACTGGAGCCGCGAGCGCTTCACGATGGACGACGGGCTCTCCGA includes the following:
- a CDS encoding DUF2486 family protein, giving the protein MGNEDDDNIPTLHDILRPGDGAPARRTDETSDTEPETASERSDSPLTEAEIEAIAHRVIEKHTEHLRQAITQAIHEAIDTKNGERQSGGEDGDGYQG
- a CDS encoding cobalamin-binding protein, translating into MDDYPQRIVCLTEETTETLYLLGEADRIVGISGFTVRPAAARREKPKVSAFTSAKIDRILELEPDLVLGFSDMQAGIAAELIRAGVEVYVFNQRSIAGILTMIRRLGALIGAARKADALIQELEEGMERVRREAAELPRTPSVYFEEWDEPLITGIGWVHELIGVAGGRDCLPERAACPDAASRIIADPDEVVAAAPDLIIGSWCGKRFRPEKVAARPGWDAIPAVRNGHLYEIKSPDILQPGPAALTDGLTQLAERIRSAA